A genome region from Frankineae bacterium MT45 includes the following:
- a CDS encoding transcriptional regulator, XRE family with cupin sensor, whose protein sequence is MDETSAALAAAIGARVKHERQGGRWTLDQLADAASVSRRMVINVEQGTVNPSVGTLLRLSDALGVGLPALVEPPRPTPLRVVRAGQGATLWSSDAGGRGMLVAGTEPPDVVELWDWTLPAGDRYDSDPHAGGTHELAQVIKGSLEIGVADEFVTLNAGDAVTFRGDIAHSYANAGRGTVRFSLAVFEPGVGTDTTSRNHHQPTGSLI, encoded by the coding sequence ATGGACGAGACGTCGGCCGCGCTCGCGGCCGCAATCGGCGCTCGGGTGAAGCACGAGCGGCAGGGGGGACGTTGGACGCTGGACCAGCTCGCTGATGCCGCGTCGGTCAGTCGCCGCATGGTCATCAACGTCGAGCAAGGCACGGTCAACCCCAGCGTCGGCACCCTGCTGCGACTGTCGGACGCGCTCGGTGTCGGGTTGCCGGCCCTGGTGGAGCCGCCACGTCCGACGCCGCTTCGGGTCGTGCGCGCAGGACAGGGCGCAACCCTCTGGTCCAGCGACGCCGGCGGACGTGGCATGCTGGTCGCCGGCACCGAACCACCCGACGTCGTCGAGCTGTGGGACTGGACGCTTCCGGCCGGGGACCGCTACGACAGCGACCCGCACGCCGGCGGCACCCACGAACTGGCCCAGGTCATCAAGGGCAGCCTCGAGATCGGCGTCGCCGACGAGTTCGTCACCCTGAATGCCGGGGACGCGGTCACCTTCCGCGGCGACATCGCCCACAGCTACGCCAATGCAGGCCGCGGCACGGTGCGGTTCAGCCTCGCCGTGTTCGAACCCGGCGTCGGCACCGACACCACTAGCCGGAACCACCACCAGCCGACAGGGAGCCTCATATGA
- a CDS encoding thiaminase /4-amino-5-aminomethyl-2-methylpyrimidine deaminase, whose product MVAGWSSQLWAEIVPVFEAIGEHSFLRGLTSGDLPPDRFAFYLAQDAHYLRDYARALAVVAAKAPTHADAGMLARHAAATVDVELELHESLLPQLGLAIDVDSVPPSPSTVAYTSYLLATAYGGSFAEGLAAVLPCYWIYARVASALAAAGSPDPRYQAWIDTYAGDQFNQVVDDVLALTDRTGVDLGASEQARAAQHFAMTARYEWMFWDAAWRLETWPIR is encoded by the coding sequence ATGGTGGCTGGGTGGAGTAGTCAGTTGTGGGCGGAGATCGTGCCGGTGTTTGAGGCGATCGGTGAGCATTCGTTTCTGCGTGGACTGACGAGTGGCGATCTTCCGCCGGATCGGTTTGCCTTTTATCTTGCCCAGGATGCGCACTACCTGCGGGACTATGCGCGGGCGTTGGCGGTGGTCGCCGCGAAGGCCCCCACGCATGCTGATGCGGGGATGTTGGCCCGCCATGCCGCGGCGACGGTGGACGTCGAGTTGGAGTTGCACGAGTCTTTGTTGCCTCAGTTGGGGTTGGCAATCGACGTGGATTCGGTCCCTCCGTCGCCGTCGACTGTGGCGTACACCAGCTACCTGTTGGCCACCGCGTACGGCGGCAGTTTTGCTGAGGGACTGGCCGCCGTCCTGCCGTGTTACTGGATTTACGCCCGAGTCGCGTCTGCGTTGGCTGCCGCGGGGTCGCCGGATCCCCGGTATCAAGCCTGGATCGACACCTATGCCGGAGACCAGTTCAACCAGGTCGTGGATGACGTCCTCGCGTTGACCGACCGCACCGGCGTTGATCTCGGGGCCAGTGAGCAGGCCCGTGCAGCCCAGCATTTCGCGATGACCGCACGCTACGAGTGGATGTTCTGGGACGCTGCCTGGCGCCTCGAAACGTGGCCAATACGCTGA
- a CDS encoding negative transcriptional regulator, PaiB family — protein MYTPPFNAVTTDAAVRAMVARYRSAWLITAHADRVPAATLLPIMWRGDTVIAHMAKANAHWSSITDGMPGLLIASGPEAYISPSWYAAKAEHGKVVPTWNYSAVHLFGTVRVHHDAQWLRDAVTELTDKDETGREHPWQVTDAPEAYIAAQLNGILGIEFTVTHVEGKAKLSQNRSEADQDGVIAGLRSAALGRAPAPAPGTGLETEHGTGFGNNIDSEQAADAAAVADAMAQRRTTTQQQNS, from the coding sequence ATGTACACGCCACCGTTCAACGCCGTCACTACCGACGCGGCCGTGCGGGCGATGGTCGCGCGGTACCGCAGCGCCTGGTTGATCACCGCCCATGCCGATCGGGTGCCGGCCGCGACGCTGCTGCCGATCATGTGGCGCGGCGACACCGTGATCGCGCACATGGCCAAAGCCAACGCGCACTGGAGCAGTATCACCGACGGCATGCCGGGCCTGTTGATCGCCTCTGGCCCGGAGGCCTACATCTCGCCGTCCTGGTACGCCGCGAAGGCCGAGCACGGCAAGGTGGTGCCGACGTGGAACTACAGCGCCGTCCACCTGTTCGGGACCGTGCGGGTCCATCACGACGCCCAGTGGCTGCGCGACGCGGTCACCGAGCTGACCGACAAGGACGAGACCGGCCGTGAGCACCCGTGGCAGGTCACCGACGCTCCCGAGGCCTACATCGCCGCGCAGCTGAACGGCATCCTCGGCATCGAGTTCACCGTGACCCACGTCGAGGGCAAGGCCAAGCTCAGCCAGAACCGCTCCGAGGCAGACCAAGACGGTGTCATCGCCGGACTACGGTCCGCCGCCCTCGGACGTGCACCCGCACCCGCACCGGGAACGGGACTCGAGACCGAACACGGGACAGGGTTCGGGAACAACATCGACAGCGAACAGGCCGCCGATGCCGCAGCGGTGGCCGACGCCATGGCCCAACGTCGCACCACCACCCAGCAACAGAACTCGTGA
- a CDS encoding B3/B4 domain-containing protein (DNA/RNA-binding domain of Phe-tRNA-synthetase): protein MSDDRATPPRTHAELTELLERATVHPDVVELRPDYRVLLIAVDGIRPAPSDEHSETLLRAAEDHARTVLEHQPVEQLPHVSAWRDAYRAFGAKPQRTRNSLEALLRRTTTGLPRVNRLTDMYNAISVTHSIPLGGEDLDHYTGPPRLLRATGTEPFLTTANGDTITEHPEVGEVVWADNAGVTCRRWNWRQTTRTQLRDTTTAALFILDALDPCTDDDLHYAANDLMTQLRAVSPDLVAAQRLIATDT from the coding sequence ATGAGCGACGACCGAGCGACTCCTCCGCGCACGCACGCAGAGCTGACCGAGCTGCTCGAACGCGCGACGGTGCACCCGGACGTGGTCGAGCTGCGGCCGGACTACCGAGTGCTGCTCATTGCCGTTGACGGCATTCGACCCGCACCGAGCGACGAGCACAGCGAGACCCTGCTGCGCGCCGCCGAGGACCACGCTCGAACCGTCCTCGAGCACCAACCGGTCGAGCAGCTGCCGCACGTCTCTGCATGGCGGGACGCCTACCGAGCGTTCGGCGCCAAACCCCAACGCACCCGCAACAGCCTCGAAGCGCTGCTTCGCCGCACCACGACCGGCCTGCCGCGGGTGAACCGGCTGACCGACATGTACAACGCCATCTCCGTCACCCACTCGATTCCGCTCGGCGGCGAGGACCTCGACCACTACACCGGTCCACCCCGCCTCCTCCGCGCCACCGGCACCGAACCGTTCCTCACCACCGCCAACGGCGACACCATCACCGAACACCCCGAGGTCGGCGAGGTCGTCTGGGCCGACAACGCCGGCGTCACCTGCCGACGCTGGAACTGGCGCCAAACCACCCGCACCCAACTACGTGACACCACGACCGCCGCACTGTTCATCCTCGACGCACTTGACCCCTGCACCGACGACGACCTGCACTACGCCGCGAACGATTTGATGACGCAGCTCCGCGCGGTAAGCCCGGACCTTGTCGCGGCCCAGCGACTCATCGCCACCGACACCTGA